GGTGGCATTGAGCACAGTCAATAACGCCAACAAGGCTATCCATTTGTGGTGCCAAAGATCCTGCACCACAATGCGGGGTAAGCTAAGTTGTGATTTACTCACAAACTATCCCTAGTCATTAATATTCGAGCCGCTCGGCCACTCGCAGCACACTACTGCGGGCCCGCGGATTACGCTCAAGTTCGGCCTCAGATGGCTTCAGTGCCTTACCCACTGGCATGAGTTTACGGGAGCTATTGAGCTGCTCTTCCGTTACCGGCAAACCAAAAGGCACTTCTTCCCGTTGGGAGTTTTTACGGATAAACCGTTTTACCAAGCGATCCTCTAAGGAATGGAAGCTGATAATGGACAGGCGACCATGGGGTGCCAGCACTGTCATAGCGCCATTTAGCGCTTGATCAATCTGCTCTAATTCACTGTTGATATAGATACGGATTGCTTGAAACACCCGGGTTGCCGGGTGCTTATTACGTTCTTTACTCTTACTGATACGAGCTATTAGATCAGCCAACTGTTTAGTGCGGGTAAATGGCTCTTTTTCCCGATCAGCAGCAATACAGCGGGCAATATGGCGGCTGTTGCGCTCTTCACCATAGGTTTTAAATACCCATGCCATATCTTCAATTTCAGCGCGCGCCAACCACTGGGCAGCGGTTTCACCCTGGCTGTTA
This region of Shewanella sp. NFH-SH190041 genomic DNA includes:
- the rsmH gene encoding 16S rRNA (cytosine(1402)-N(4))-methyltransferase RsmH, which codes for MSQDFAHLSVLLEETVDGLNIRPDGIYIDGTFGRGGHSRQVLKRLGEHGRLIAIDRDPQAIEAAKQFADDPRFQIVHGGFGQLADYISELGLAGKIDGVLLDLGVSSPQLDDAERGFSFLRDGPLDMRMDNSQGETAAQWLARAEIEDMAWVFKTYGEERNSRHIARCIAADREKEPFTRTKQLADLIARISKSKERNKHPATRVFQAIRIYINSELEQIDQALNGAMTVLAPHGRLSIISFHSLEDRLVKRFIRKNSQREEVPFGLPVTEEQLNSSRKLMPVGKALKPSEAELERNPRARSSVLRVAERLEY